From Rubrivirga sp. SAORIC476, a single genomic window includes:
- the ccoO gene encoding cytochrome-c oxidase, cbb3-type subunit II, with translation MSRFLSANGAHRRLEGWPLVFTVLTTLAILVGTVVEFAPIFLVGGAVEPLETLEPYTPLELAGRDLYIAEGCNNCHSQMVRPFQDEALRYGPASTAAEGAYETPFLWGSKRTGPDLARLGGKYPHLWHVRHMEEPTSTSPGSIMPPYPHLLTTELDLDGLPAKLRGLARLGVPYSQADAAGAVATARAQADSVAAQIVAQGGPDRLADREIVALVAYLQRLGVDAARAAEPEPVTSPDTATVALTR, from the coding sequence ATGAGCCGCTTCCTCTCCGCCAACGGCGCCCATCGCCGCCTCGAAGGCTGGCCGCTGGTCTTCACCGTCCTGACCACGCTCGCGATCCTCGTCGGTACTGTGGTCGAGTTCGCGCCCATCTTCCTCGTCGGCGGCGCCGTCGAGCCGCTGGAGACGCTGGAACCCTACACCCCGCTGGAGCTGGCCGGCCGCGACCTCTACATCGCCGAGGGCTGCAACAACTGCCACAGCCAGATGGTGCGGCCGTTCCAGGACGAGGCGCTGCGCTACGGCCCGGCCTCGACGGCCGCCGAGGGGGCCTACGAGACGCCCTTCCTGTGGGGCTCGAAGCGGACCGGCCCCGACCTCGCCCGCCTGGGCGGCAAGTACCCGCATCTGTGGCACGTGCGCCACATGGAGGAGCCGACGTCCACGTCGCCGGGCTCCATCATGCCGCCGTACCCGCACCTGCTCACGACCGAGCTGGACCTGGACGGCCTGCCGGCGAAGCTGCGCGGCCTCGCCCGCCTCGGCGTGCCCTACTCCCAGGCCGACGCGGCGGGCGCCGTCGCCACCGCCCGCGCCCAGGCCGACTCGGTCGCGGCGCAGATCGTCGCCCAGGGCGGGCCGGACCGGCTGGCCGACCGCGAGATCGTCGCCCTGGTGGCCTACCTCCAGCGCCTCGGCGTGGACGCGGCCCGGGCCGCCGAGCCCGAGCCCGTCACGTCACCCGACACCGCCACCGTCGCCCTCACCCGCTGA
- a CDS encoding c-type cytochrome: MSEPLPAAEPDGPAVPDPASPLRDADADVLPTVAVGEGTDDLVIQGHTYDGIREYDNPMPGWWVGLFWACVLFAPVYMLGIHVFDWIDTYEEDFAEAGQRLEEVRAVYAATGPSFKTDEGALREYADDPAFAAAGAATFASTCATCHGTQGEGLVGPNLTDAYWVHGNTPSDIYRVISEGVLDKGMPAWDASLSEEEQAQAMAYVLSLQGTDPPNPKAPEGDLAL, translated from the coding sequence ATGTCTGAGCCCCTCCCCGCTGCCGAGCCCGACGGCCCGGCCGTCCCCGACCCGGCCTCCCCGCTCCGCGACGCCGACGCCGACGTCCTGCCCACCGTCGCCGTGGGCGAGGGCACCGACGACCTCGTCATCCAGGGCCACACCTACGACGGCATCCGGGAGTACGACAACCCGATGCCCGGCTGGTGGGTGGGCCTGTTCTGGGCCTGCGTCCTGTTCGCGCCGGTCTACATGCTAGGCATCCACGTGTTCGACTGGATCGACACCTACGAGGAGGACTTTGCCGAGGCGGGCCAGCGGCTGGAGGAGGTCCGCGCGGTCTATGCGGCCACCGGGCCGTCCTTCAAGACCGACGAGGGCGCCCTCCGCGAGTACGCCGACGACCCGGCCTTCGCTGCCGCGGGCGCGGCCACGTTCGCCTCGACCTGCGCGACGTGCCACGGCACCCAGGGCGAGGGGCTCGTCGGGCCCAACCTGACCGACGCCTACTGGGTCCACGGCAACACGCCGAGCGACATCTACCGCGTGATCTCGGAGGGGGTGCTGGACAAGGGGATGCCCGCCTGGGACGCGTCGCTCTCGGAAGAGGAGCAGGCGCAGGCGATGGCCTACGTCCTCTCGCTCCAGGGCACCGACCCGCCCAACCCGAAGGCGCCCGAGGGCGACCTCGCGCTCTGA
- a CDS encoding CcoQ/FixQ family Cbb3-type cytochrome c oxidase assembly chaperone codes for MWKDTVRALQTGALAEVAVVAFVVAFVLVVAYALTMSKRQREDLKQQPLADDGEFFPESAPDHV; via the coding sequence ATGTGGAAAGACACCGTCCGAGCCCTCCAGACCGGCGCCCTCGCCGAGGTGGCCGTGGTCGCCTTCGTGGTCGCCTTCGTGCTGGTCGTGGCCTACGCCCTCACGATGTCCAAGCGCCAGCGTGAGGACCTGAAGCAGCAGCCGCTCGCCGACGACGGCGAGTTCTTCCCCGAGTCCGCCCCCGACCATGTCTGA